In one Achromobacter spanius genomic region, the following are encoded:
- a CDS encoding LysR family transcriptional regulator, protein MIDALTLDQLRVFAAVADAGSFRAAARRLSRVQSAVSHAIANMEQQLGVTLFDRAGHRPVMTPQGQALLANARDILLRVDAMRARAQGMGTGVELELSLVVDTLFPIATVGSALKTMRDLYPMVATRVAVLPLGGPIDALLSGSHTLGIIAGEHFRHPRITVQALSSVQMVAVVSAGHPLARHAASNTALGAPELADHLQIVQSDPSSLSEGRDFAVLSPQTCRVSGQDTKHALIVAGLGWGRLPLWQVERDLAEGRLVRLPTHSLGRGSQVATETYLAHRIDMPLGPAARAFAEALRASA, encoded by the coding sequence ATGATAGACGCCCTGACCCTGGACCAATTGCGCGTGTTCGCCGCCGTGGCGGACGCCGGCAGCTTTCGCGCCGCCGCCCGACGCCTGTCGCGCGTGCAATCGGCCGTCAGCCACGCCATCGCCAATATGGAACAGCAGTTGGGCGTGACGCTGTTCGACCGCGCCGGTCATCGCCCAGTGATGACCCCGCAAGGCCAGGCGCTGCTGGCCAATGCCCGCGACATTCTGCTGCGCGTGGACGCCATGCGCGCGCGGGCGCAAGGCATGGGCACGGGAGTCGAACTAGAGCTTTCGCTGGTGGTGGATACCCTGTTTCCCATCGCCACGGTGGGCTCGGCGCTAAAGACCATGCGCGACTTGTATCCCATGGTGGCCACGCGCGTGGCGGTCTTGCCGCTGGGCGGGCCGATTGATGCCTTGCTGTCGGGCAGCCATACGCTGGGCATCATTGCGGGCGAACATTTTCGCCATCCGCGCATCACCGTGCAGGCCTTGTCGTCGGTGCAGATGGTGGCGGTCGTGAGCGCCGGCCATCCACTGGCGCGGCACGCAGCCAGCAACACCGCGCTGGGCGCGCCGGAATTGGCCGACCATTTGCAGATTGTGCAGTCCGATCCGTCCAGCTTGAGCGAGGGGCGCGACTTTGCGGTGCTGTCGCCACAAACCTGCCGCGTCAGCGGCCAGGACACCAAGCATGCCTTGATTGTGGCGGGCCTGGGTTGGGGCCGACTGCCGCTCTGGCAAGTGGAGCGCGACCTGGCCGAAGGCAGGTTAGTGCGCCTGCCCACGCACAGCCTGGGACGCGGCAGCCAGGTCGCCACCGAGACGTACCTGGCGCACCGCATCGACATGCCGCTGGGTCCGGCCGCGCGCGCGTTTGCGGAAGCGCTGAGGGCCAGCGCCTAA
- a CDS encoding DMT family transporter, producing MWAGTLYALAAGLMWGLVFVGPLLLPEYPAALQSVARYLAFGLIALPLAWLDRNRLRQLRRADWIEALKLAAIGNLLYYLCLASAIQRAGGPVPTMIIGTLPVVIAVCANLRNARRDGKLPWKRLAPSLALIALGIGCVNQVELQALRQDADADLSRYAVGALLALAAVACWTWYPLRNADWLRAHPDRSPSTWATAQGVATLPLALVGYAVLWGGMAATGSPFDMPLGPRPDVFLGLMIAIGLFASWLGTLCWNEASQRLPTALAGQLIVFETLAALAYAFILRGTMPQPLTLVGIACLMVGVLRAVRVKPVPVPAPL from the coding sequence ATGTGGGCAGGAACCCTTTACGCGCTGGCCGCCGGCCTGATGTGGGGGCTGGTGTTCGTGGGGCCGTTGTTGCTGCCGGAATACCCGGCCGCGCTGCAATCGGTGGCGCGCTACCTGGCGTTTGGCCTGATCGCGCTGCCGCTGGCGTGGCTGGACCGCAATCGGCTACGGCAGTTGCGCCGCGCCGACTGGATCGAGGCGCTGAAACTGGCCGCCATCGGCAACCTGCTGTACTACCTGTGCCTGGCCAGCGCCATCCAGCGCGCGGGCGGCCCCGTGCCCACGATGATCATCGGCACGCTGCCGGTCGTGATTGCCGTTTGCGCCAACCTGCGCAACGCGCGCCGCGACGGCAAGCTGCCATGGAAACGGCTGGCGCCCTCGTTGGCTCTGATTGCGCTGGGCATTGGTTGCGTCAACCAGGTTGAGCTGCAAGCGCTGCGCCAGGACGCCGATGCCGACTTGTCGCGCTACGCCGTGGGCGCCCTGCTAGCGCTGGCCGCCGTCGCCTGCTGGACCTGGTATCCCCTGCGAAACGCCGATTGGCTGCGGGCGCACCCCGACCGCAGCCCCAGCACCTGGGCCACCGCGCAGGGCGTGGCCACCTTGCCGTTGGCGCTGGTGGGCTACGCCGTGCTGTGGGGTGGCATGGCCGCTACCGGCAGCCCCTTCGACATGCCGCTGGGACCGCGCCCCGACGTATTCCTGGGCCTGATGATCGCCATCGGCCTGTTCGCGTCCTGGCTGGGCACGCTGTGCTGGAACGAGGCCAGCCAACGCTTGCCCACCGCCCTGGCCGGCCAGCTTATCGTCTTTGAAACACTGGCCGCGCTGGCCTACGCCTTCATTCTGCGCGGCACCATGCCGCAACCGCTGACCTTGGTTGGCATCGCGTGCCTGATGGTGGGCGTGCTGCGCGCGGTGCGCGTCAAGCCGGTGCCGGTGCCCGCGCCGCTATAG
- the gstA gene encoding glutathione transferase GstA — protein sequence MKLYYAPDTCSLSPHIVLRELGLPFTLVRVNNQTKRTEDGGDFLAINPKGYVAALQRDNGQVLTEGPAIVQYLADLKPEAGLAPANGTWERSRLQEWLNFISTEIHGGFGPLFNRALPPAARQWWQARLEKRLDYVAGALQPHSYLVDDRFGVADAYLYTVLRWAAFFDISLTRWPALADYMARIGERPSVRAALAAEGLASGT from the coding sequence ATGAAGCTGTATTACGCCCCCGACACCTGCTCCCTATCGCCACACATCGTGCTGCGCGAACTGGGCCTACCTTTCACGCTGGTGCGCGTGAACAACCAGACCAAGCGCACGGAAGACGGCGGCGATTTCCTGGCGATCAACCCCAAGGGCTACGTCGCCGCCCTGCAACGTGACAACGGGCAGGTGCTGACCGAGGGGCCGGCCATCGTGCAGTACCTGGCCGACTTGAAGCCGGAAGCCGGATTGGCGCCGGCCAACGGCACGTGGGAACGCAGCCGCTTGCAGGAATGGCTGAACTTCATCAGCACCGAAATCCATGGCGGCTTTGGCCCGCTGTTCAACCGCGCGCTGCCGCCCGCTGCACGCCAGTGGTGGCAGGCGAGGTTGGAAAAACGGCTGGACTATGTGGCGGGCGCCTTGCAGCCGCATTCCTATCTGGTCGACGACCGCTTCGGCGTGGCCGACGCCTACCTGTACACGGTCTTGCGCTGGGCCGCGTTCTTCGACATCAGCCTGACGCGCTGGCCTGCCCTGGCGGACTACATGGCCCGCATCGGCGAGCGGCCCAGCGTGCGGGCGGCGTTGGCGGCCGAAGGACTTGCCAGCGGTACGTAA
- a CDS encoding LysR family transcriptional regulator — translation MMNLMHWRLVLAVADAGNITHAAAEVGMTQSGASQAIANLEDTLGAPLFTRERRQTLPTALGLRVADEARAMLDALRRIQDMAQDARGAARGTLRLASFPMVFSTILPPVLRRFRQLHPAIDVVSLEASDDEVETLLAANTVDVGVVLNAAPDRHVCPLGEDEWLAVLPATHPLARAGNAIDLAELARQPFVLATGGCSVHAQSVANGEGVTITDVRATVRDWSSAFALVREGVGVSLVPALTLPENRRGLRVLRLAAPLYRSFGLAASAQSADSAPVQAMFAMLQRQAPGGIGRTP, via the coding sequence ATGATGAACCTGATGCATTGGCGCCTGGTGCTGGCGGTGGCCGACGCCGGCAACATCACGCACGCGGCGGCCGAGGTGGGCATGACCCAGTCTGGCGCCAGCCAGGCCATCGCCAACCTGGAGGACACGCTGGGTGCACCGCTCTTCACCCGCGAACGCCGGCAGACGCTGCCAACCGCATTGGGGCTGCGCGTGGCGGATGAAGCGCGCGCCATGCTGGATGCGCTGCGACGCATACAGGATATGGCGCAAGACGCGCGCGGCGCGGCGCGCGGCACCTTGCGGCTGGCCAGTTTTCCGATGGTGTTCTCGACGATTCTGCCGCCCGTGTTGCGGCGCTTTCGGCAATTGCATCCGGCCATCGATGTCGTGTCCCTGGAAGCCAGCGATGACGAAGTCGAAACGCTGCTGGCGGCCAACACCGTGGATGTGGGCGTGGTGCTGAACGCCGCGCCCGACCGGCACGTGTGCCCGCTTGGCGAGGATGAATGGTTGGCCGTGCTGCCCGCCACGCATCCGCTGGCGCGCGCCGGCAACGCCATCGATCTGGCCGAGCTTGCCCGGCAGCCATTCGTGCTGGCCACGGGCGGATGCAGCGTGCATGCGCAAAGCGTGGCGAATGGCGAGGGCGTGACGATCACGGACGTGCGCGCCACAGTGCGCGACTGGAGCAGCGCGTTTGCGCTGGTGCGCGAAGGCGTGGGTGTGTCGCTGGTGCCCGCGCTGACCTTGCCTGAGAACCGTCGCGGCTTGCGTGTGCTGCGACTGGCCGCGCCGCTGTACCGGTCGTTCGGGTTGGCAGCGTCAGCGCAGTCGGCGGACAGCGCGCCGGTTCAGGCTATGTTTGCGATGTTGCAGCGGCAAGCGCCAGGCGGCATTGGGCGCACACCCTGA
- a CDS encoding CynX/NimT family MFS transporter: protein MNQGETRWTGVLAIVGAGVVASLQVGKVIIAAPLLRQDLGLDLASIGTLTAVFSLLGVVGGIAAGGVIARFGARRMLLLGLLATALGTAMGAMAPSYGLLLASRVVEGLGFLMITVAGPAALQRMVSASGRDFAFALWSCYMPTGMAVAMLASQAFDHWQAYWWCAGAAVVVALASVAALVPAGESTASASLSWRGMRQDTVDTLGAAGPVLLALSFTLYSLMFFALFTFLPVLLMEQLGLTLAQAGLYSAIASAANIIGNLGAGVLLARGWRRSTLIACASATMGLVALLIFQSVLPAMPTFLLCVLFSAVGGLIPATLLGTAPLVAPRPALTAASVGLVMQGSNLGQVIGPVTVGGVIDRYGWGAASYVVLAAALGGLVIAAGLRRVRAARL, encoded by the coding sequence ATGAATCAGGGTGAAACCCGTTGGACCGGGGTGCTGGCTATTGTGGGCGCCGGCGTGGTGGCGTCGTTGCAGGTGGGCAAGGTGATCATCGCCGCGCCCTTGTTGCGCCAGGACTTGGGCCTGGACCTGGCGTCGATCGGCACGCTGACCGCGGTGTTTTCTCTCTTGGGTGTGGTGGGCGGTATTGCCGCCGGCGGCGTGATCGCGCGTTTTGGCGCGCGGCGCATGCTGCTGCTGGGCTTGCTGGCCACGGCGCTGGGCACGGCCATGGGCGCCATGGCGCCCAGCTACGGGCTGCTGCTGGCGTCCCGCGTCGTCGAGGGTCTGGGCTTCCTGATGATTACGGTAGCCGGCCCCGCCGCCTTGCAGCGCATGGTGTCGGCATCCGGCCGGGATTTCGCCTTTGCGCTCTGGAGCTGCTACATGCCGACCGGCATGGCCGTCGCGATGCTGGCCTCGCAGGCGTTTGACCACTGGCAGGCCTATTGGTGGTGCGCCGGCGCGGCGGTGGTCGTGGCGCTGGCAAGCGTGGCGGCGTTGGTGCCCGCGGGGGAATCCACGGCCTCGGCATCGCTGTCCTGGCGCGGCATGCGGCAGGACACGGTCGATACGCTGGGCGCGGCCGGGCCGGTATTGCTGGCCCTGTCGTTCACGCTTTACAGCCTGATGTTCTTCGCGCTGTTCACCTTCCTGCCGGTGCTGCTGATGGAACAACTGGGCCTGACCCTGGCGCAAGCCGGCCTGTACAGCGCCATCGCCAGCGCCGCCAACATCATCGGCAATCTGGGCGCGGGCGTGCTGCTGGCGCGCGGCTGGCGGCGATCCACCCTGATCGCCTGCGCCAGCGCCACGATGGGCCTGGTGGCACTGCTGATCTTCCAATCCGTGTTGCCGGCCATGCCGACCTTCCTGCTGTGCGTGCTGTTCTCGGCGGTGGGCGGCCTGATACCCGCCACTTTGCTGGGCACCGCGCCGCTGGTCGCGCCACGCCCCGCGCTGACGGCGGCCTCGGTCGGGCTGGTGATGCAGGGCAGCAACCTGGGCCAGGTGATCGGGCCGGTCACCGTGGGCGGGGTGATAGACCGCTACGGCTGGGGTGCGGCGTCATATGTGGTGCTGGCGGCGGCGCTGGGGGGCTTGGTGATTGCCGCCGGTCTACGGCGGGTTCGGGCGGCCCGGCTATAG
- a CDS encoding DUF169 domain-containing protein has translation MEETTQDATMNWPQLVDDLNKLLRLKTTVIGMKLFENEADMAGVKGLRRPQATHTTDQIVGMAARLGWTVGITGDDLVGSQCRAVIGLGPQDEAWKSGKDYVGVWHATEADARARQEALSCVPAGKYRGLVVSPLASGRLNPPDICLVYATPGQMIILINGLQWKNYRRFDFSVVGETACADSWGRALATGEPSLSLPCFAERRYGGVPDEEMLMALPPRYLPIAIEGMKALAANGLRYPIPPYGIQNDVRAGMGVSYAQAPARGDRKA, from the coding sequence ATGGAAGAGACAACGCAAGACGCGACCATGAACTGGCCGCAGTTGGTGGACGACCTGAACAAGCTGCTGCGCTTGAAGACCACGGTCATCGGCATGAAGCTGTTCGAGAACGAAGCGGACATGGCCGGCGTGAAGGGCTTGCGTCGACCGCAGGCCACGCACACCACCGACCAGATCGTCGGCATGGCGGCGCGGCTAGGCTGGACGGTGGGCATCACGGGCGATGATCTTGTCGGGTCGCAATGCCGCGCGGTGATAGGTCTTGGCCCGCAGGACGAAGCCTGGAAAAGCGGCAAGGACTACGTGGGCGTGTGGCATGCCACTGAAGCCGACGCGCGTGCACGCCAGGAAGCGCTGTCCTGTGTGCCGGCGGGCAAGTACCGGGGCTTGGTGGTGTCGCCGCTGGCCTCGGGCCGGCTGAACCCGCCCGACATCTGCCTGGTGTATGCCACGCCGGGGCAGATGATCATTCTTATCAATGGCTTGCAGTGGAAGAACTATCGGCGCTTTGACTTCAGCGTGGTGGGCGAAACCGCCTGTGCGGATTCCTGGGGACGGGCGCTTGCCACGGGCGAACCGAGCTTGTCCTTGCCCTGTTTCGCCGAACGCCGCTACGGCGGTGTGCCCGATGAAGAAATGCTGATGGCGTTGCCACCGCGCTATCTGCCGATTGCCATCGAGGGCATGAAGGCCTTGGCCGCCAATGGCTTGCGCTATCCGATCCCGCCCTATGGCATTCAGAATGACGTGCGCGCGGGTATGGGGGTGAGCTATGCGCAAGCGCCCGCGCGGGGGGATCGCAAGGCCTAG
- a CDS encoding LysR substrate-binding domain-containing protein: MLSVNELTLLEAIRDSGSLSRAAVKLGRAPSSVSHAARQLEERFDALLFDRRRYRLQLTPAGQLLADEAARLMQDVSRLTQRVKQVANGWEDRLLIVSDEILEFELMLPLIRAFDRLESGVSLRLTQEVLGGTWEALREGRADLIVGATNEPQSMPNLQWAELGAMEWLFAVSPRHPLAKLKTPLRQDQIQQHRAVVVADTSRGAAARGYGRVGGQAVLAVPSMRAKILAQRDGLGVGWVPRHRVASLLARGELVEKTTETPREPNLLYLAWRGGHEGRALTWWLEQLRQPKMAQALMRGVDAFR, encoded by the coding sequence ATGTTGTCGGTCAATGAACTGACGCTGCTGGAAGCCATCCGGGACAGCGGCAGCCTGTCCCGCGCGGCGGTGAAACTGGGCCGCGCGCCGTCGTCGGTATCTCACGCGGCGCGCCAACTGGAAGAACGATTCGACGCCTTGCTGTTTGATCGTCGCCGCTATCGACTGCAATTGACGCCAGCCGGCCAGTTGCTGGCCGATGAAGCCGCCCGCCTGATGCAGGACGTGTCGCGGTTGACGCAGCGGGTCAAGCAGGTGGCCAACGGGTGGGAAGACCGTCTGCTCATCGTCAGCGACGAAATTCTGGAATTCGAATTGATGCTGCCCTTGATCCGCGCGTTTGATCGCCTGGAGTCCGGGGTAAGCCTGCGCTTGACGCAAGAGGTGTTGGGCGGCACCTGGGAAGCGCTGCGCGAAGGCCGGGCGGATCTTATCGTGGGGGCGACGAACGAACCTCAGTCTATGCCCAATCTGCAGTGGGCGGAATTGGGGGCGATGGAATGGTTGTTCGCGGTGTCGCCCCGCCATCCGCTGGCCAAGCTGAAAACACCCTTGCGGCAAGACCAGATTCAGCAGCATCGCGCCGTGGTGGTCGCGGACACATCGCGCGGCGCGGCGGCGCGCGGCTACGGCCGCGTGGGCGGGCAGGCGGTGCTGGCCGTGCCCAGCATGCGCGCCAAGATTCTGGCGCAGCGCGACGGGCTGGGCGTGGGCTGGGTGCCGCGCCATCGCGTGGCGTCGTTGCTGGCGCGCGGCGAATTGGTGGAAAAAACCACCGAGACCCCGCGTGAACCCAACTTGCTTTACCTAGCGTGGCGCGGGGGCCACGAAGGGCGCGCGCTGACGTGGTGGTTGGAGCAGTTGCGCCAACCGAAGATGGCGCAGGCGTTGATGCGCGGCGTGGATGCGTTTCGCTGA
- a CDS encoding AraC family transcriptional regulator, which translates to MGSLPAALSDSDADAGASVLTGVPAEFDHPNDRAEFRRAAHQPGVELYRAHIIRHAFEPHTHEAYGLGAIESGVERFRYRGADHLAPSGSVVLMNPDELHTGRAETEGGWRYRMVYIDPDVVARVSGEAGWWFDTAVGHDVASAQRVTALLDTLWQAREPLAFDSALYTLLSEFRRHAQVPRDAPSEGAPRFSPVVDYLRANLSRRLTLDELAAVAGLSPFHFLRRFQSHYHATPQQMLMALRLFEAKRLLAAGIPPAQAALAAGLTDQAHLTRAFSRRYGVTPARYQKQVRG; encoded by the coding sequence ATGGGTTCCCTGCCTGCCGCCTTATCCGATTCCGACGCCGATGCCGGCGCTTCCGTCTTGACGGGCGTGCCGGCCGAGTTTGACCATCCCAACGACCGCGCCGAATTTCGCCGCGCGGCGCATCAGCCCGGCGTGGAGCTGTACCGCGCCCACATCATCCGCCACGCCTTCGAACCGCACACGCACGAAGCTTATGGGCTGGGCGCCATCGAATCCGGCGTCGAGCGGTTTCGCTATCGGGGCGCCGATCACCTGGCGCCGTCCGGCTCGGTCGTGCTGATGAACCCCGACGAACTGCACACCGGCCGCGCCGAAACGGAAGGCGGCTGGCGCTATCGCATGGTGTACATCGACCCCGACGTGGTGGCGCGTGTATCAGGCGAAGCCGGGTGGTGGTTCGACACGGCCGTCGGCCATGACGTCGCCAGCGCACAGCGCGTCACCGCCCTGCTCGACACCTTATGGCAGGCGCGCGAACCGCTGGCTTTCGACAGCGCACTCTACACGCTGCTCAGTGAATTCCGCCGCCACGCCCAGGTGCCGCGCGATGCGCCATCCGAGGGCGCGCCTCGTTTTTCCCCCGTCGTCGACTACCTGCGCGCGAACCTGTCGCGCCGCCTCACGCTGGATGAGCTGGCGGCGGTGGCGGGGCTGAGCCCCTTTCATTTCCTGCGTCGCTTTCAATCGCACTACCACGCCACGCCCCAGCAGATGCTGATGGCCTTGCGCCTGTTTGAAGCCAAGCGGCTGTTGGCTGCGGGCATCCCGCCCGCTCAGGCGGCGCTGGCGGCCGGCCTGACCGACCAGGCGCACCTGACGCGGGCGTTTTCGCGCCGCTACGGCGTCACGCCCGCCCGCTATCAGAAGCAGGTGCGCGGGTAG